One part of the Desulfonema ishimotonii genome encodes these proteins:
- a CDS encoding FadR/GntR family transcriptional regulator — protein MKFRAARQNRIFQDVVDQIQEAILSNTLKPGDSLPPERELKEMFKTSRGTLREALRVLEQKGLIEIRVGAGGGSVVKDSPGDQFSEGLDLLIRSQKISLDHLAEFREGVEGSVAAIAAQEAKREDISLLEHILEDAHRHVSAGLTHWKNFLELDKKLHQSLARITGNPMYILIHEMVHDNIHRYYDQYLPADQGVLMKNYQDLCDIVNAVREGRSTEARILAQRHVRWFTDYMEDHIRTPAPER, from the coding sequence TTGAAATTTCGAGCTGCCAGACAAAACCGGATTTTTCAGGATGTGGTGGATCAGATTCAGGAGGCCATCCTGAGCAACACCCTGAAACCCGGCGATTCCCTGCCCCCGGAAAGAGAACTCAAAGAGATGTTCAAAACCAGCCGGGGCACCCTGCGCGAAGCCCTGCGCGTTCTGGAACAGAAAGGCCTGATCGAGATCCGGGTGGGGGCCGGGGGCGGATCTGTTGTGAAGGATTCGCCGGGCGACCAGTTCTCCGAGGGGCTTGACCTCCTGATCCGCTCCCAGAAAATATCGCTGGACCATCTGGCGGAATTCCGGGAGGGCGTGGAAGGGAGTGTGGCGGCCATCGCCGCCCAGGAGGCGAAAAGGGAAGACATCTCGCTGCTGGAACATATTCTGGAGGACGCCCACAGACACGTCAGCGCCGGTCTGACCCACTGGAAGAATTTTCTGGAGCTGGACAAAAAGCTGCACCAGAGTCTGGCCCGGATTACCGGCAACCCCATGTACATCCTGATCCATGAGATGGTTCACGACAATATCCACCGCTATTATGATCAGTATCTGCCTGCGGACCAGGGGGTGCTGATGAAAAATTATCAGGATCTCTGTGATATCGTGAACGCGGTCAGAGAGGGGCGCAGCACCGAAGCCCGTATCCTTGCCCAGCGCCACGTCCGCTGGTTTACAGATTATATGGAAGACCATATCCGTACCCCGGCGCCGGAACGGTAG
- a CDS encoding FecR domain-containing protein yields the protein MKKRLIIFCSWCALMAAASSAFATDNDTVTFIVRPGDNLVTICEGCLEDPRNWDEVAEINNIRDPNRLWPGMEILVPVRLLRGTPVAATVTFLKGEVLLKSPETEIWTPLSAGDSVPEGSRVKTGEQSAVELTCEDGSTLFLRDQTETGILKALRKGPSYLVHDIFVRAGRAIAHVRKLLKGGTPRFRIHTRTGVAGVRGTTFRTSVDPSENSRFEVLEGTVGVNAMRDQVMVEQGEGTLVSRGRKPTPPKKLLPPPVIRDFRPLYKRLPLRLHFDSVEGAVACRVMIAKDAAFKDVVFEKQVPPNEPVRILDIEDGSYYLQTRSIDDLGLNGLPSRAEPVQIRVNPLPPFVNTPEDGSEYRGDTVTFKWLKVAGATSYHVQVAEGADFQAVVTDRDDVSGSEYRVRVPDYKTWYFRIRSGTDDGYKGDWSDTLAFTTIPPPPQPPVETPEVGDEIIKIRWGDLGDGITYHFQMAKDAEFREILLDRKPEKPETSFEKPETPGVYYIRTSGIDATGYEGAFSIPQSFEVEKGFPYELLGIIAGFALLIAL from the coding sequence ATGAAAAAGAGACTGATCATTTTTTGCTCATGGTGCGCGCTTATGGCTGCCGCATCATCGGCATTTGCGACGGATAACGATACCGTCACGTTCATCGTCAGGCCGGGCGACAATCTGGTGACCATCTGCGAAGGCTGCCTCGAAGATCCCCGGAACTGGGATGAGGTGGCAGAGATCAATAATATCAGAGATCCGAACCGGCTCTGGCCCGGAATGGAGATCCTGGTTCCGGTCCGGCTGCTCCGGGGAACCCCCGTCGCCGCCACAGTGACCTTCCTGAAAGGGGAGGTGCTGCTTAAATCCCCTGAAACGGAGATCTGGACGCCCCTGAGTGCGGGCGACAGCGTCCCGGAAGGGAGCCGGGTAAAAACCGGGGAACAGAGCGCGGTCGAGCTGACCTGTGAGGACGGATCTACGCTCTTTCTGCGGGATCAGACAGAAACCGGGATCCTCAAAGCCCTCAGAAAAGGCCCGTCTTATCTGGTACACGACATCTTTGTCCGGGCAGGCCGTGCCATTGCCCACGTCCGGAAACTGCTGAAGGGTGGAACTCCCCGTTTCAGAATACACACCCGTACCGGCGTGGCCGGTGTGCGGGGGACGACATTCAGAACCTCGGTGGACCCGTCGGAGAACTCGCGCTTTGAGGTGCTGGAGGGAACCGTCGGGGTGAACGCAATGCGCGATCAGGTCATGGTCGAACAGGGGGAAGGCACCCTGGTCAGCAGGGGCCGGAAGCCGACCCCGCCGAAGAAGTTGCTGCCCCCGCCGGTCATCCGGGATTTCCGCCCGCTGTACAAACGTCTGCCGCTCCGGCTGCATTTTGACTCCGTTGAAGGGGCCGTTGCCTGCCGGGTGATGATCGCAAAAGATGCGGCGTTTAAAGATGTGGTCTTTGAGAAACAGGTGCCGCCGAATGAGCCGGTGCGCATTCTGGATATCGAAGACGGCAGCTACTACCTGCAAACCCGGAGCATCGACGATCTGGGGCTGAACGGGTTGCCCTCCCGGGCGGAGCCGGTACAGATCCGCGTCAACCCCCTGCCGCCCTTTGTCAATACGCCCGAGGACGGCAGCGAATACAGGGGCGACACCGTGACATTCAAATGGCTCAAAGTGGCGGGTGCGACCAGCTACCACGTCCAGGTGGCCGAAGGCGCGGATTTTCAGGCCGTCGTCACCGACCGGGATGATGTCAGCGGCTCTGAATACAGGGTCAGGGTTCCGGATTATAAAACCTGGTATTTCAGAATCCGCTCCGGCACCGATGACGGTTACAAAGGTGACTGGTCCGACACGCTGGCCTTTACCACCATACCGCCGCCGCCTCAGCCGCCGGTTGAAACACCGGAGGTGGGAGACGAGATCATTAAAATCCGGTGGGGCGATCTGGGCGACGGGATAACCTATCACTTCCAGATGGCAAAGGATGCCGAGTTCCGGGAAATCCTCCTTGACCGGAAGCCTGAAAAGCCCGAAACAAGCTTTGAAAAACCCGAAACGCCGGGGGTTTATTACATCCGCACCAGCGGGATCGACGCCACCGGATACGAAGGGGCGTTTTCGATCCCCCAGAGCTTCGAGGTGGAAAAGGGATTCCCATATGAACTGCTGGGCATTATCGCAGGATTTGCCCTGCTGATCGCCCTCTGA
- a CDS encoding ABC transporter ATP-binding protein yields MLLEIKNLHVKYGNVEALHGVNIQVDEGEIVTILGANGAGKSTTLLAISGLVSVTSGQILFRGDALHRMSADKIVRAGITQSPEGRRVFSTLTVRENLNLGAFTANDPGRVRKTLGWIYELFPRLEERREQLAGTLSGGEQQMLAMGRALMANPKILLLDEPSLGLAPILVRTIFDTVREINRSGVTVILVEQNARVALKLAHRGYVMEVGNIVLADSADALLSDADVQNAYLGGKK; encoded by the coding sequence ATGCTTCTAGAGATTAAGAATCTCCATGTGAAATACGGCAATGTCGAGGCATTGCACGGCGTTAACATCCAAGTGGACGAGGGCGAGATTGTCACCATCCTAGGGGCGAACGGGGCCGGAAAATCGACCACCCTGCTGGCCATCAGCGGTCTGGTCAGCGTCACTTCCGGCCAGATTCTGTTCCGGGGCGATGCCCTGCACAGGATGTCTGCCGATAAGATCGTCCGGGCGGGCATTACCCAGTCCCCCGAGGGCCGCCGGGTTTTCAGCACCCTGACGGTCCGGGAAAATCTCAACCTGGGGGCGTTTACGGCAAATGACCCCGGACGGGTCAGAAAAACCCTGGGCTGGATTTACGAGCTGTTTCCCCGCCTTGAGGAGCGGCGAGAGCAACTGGCCGGCACCCTGAGCGGCGGCGAACAGCAGATGCTCGCCATGGGGCGTGCGCTCATGGCAAACCCGAAAATCCTGCTGCTGGACGAGCCGAGCCTGGGGCTGGCCCCGATTCTGGTCAGGACCATTTTCGACACGGTCAGGGAGATCAACCGGTCCGGCGTAACGGTGATCCTGGTGGAACAGAACGCCCGTGTGGCCCTGAAGCTGGCCCACCGGGGCTATGTGATGGAGGTGGGCAACATTGTTCTGGCGGATTCGGCAGACGCCCTGCTCTCCGATGCCGATGTTCAGAACGCCTATCTCGGCGGGAAAAAATAG
- a CDS encoding ABC transporter ATP-binding protein: MSLLTLNKLTKKFGGLTAVDNVSFDADAGSVVGLIGPNGAGKTTVFNLITGNYQPNGGDIIFDGQSVAGLLTHKIVSLGIARTFQTIRLFQNLSVLENVLAGCHCRMKSGIFGGMFCTPAQRREERDALKLALRELEFVGLRQDAEQLSSNLSYGNQRLLEIARALATKPRLLILDEPAGGMNEQETDSLIRLIRRMRERGLTILLIEHDMGLVMEACQKLVVIEYGKKIAEGHPEEIKENPRVIEAYLGTDEDE; the protein is encoded by the coding sequence GTGAGCCTGTTAACCCTGAACAAACTGACCAAGAAATTCGGCGGCCTGACCGCCGTGGACAACGTCTCCTTTGATGCGGACGCCGGATCGGTCGTGGGACTGATCGGACCGAACGGGGCGGGCAAGACCACGGTCTTCAACCTGATTACCGGCAACTATCAGCCCAACGGCGGCGACATTATCTTTGACGGCCAGTCGGTCGCCGGGCTGCTCACCCATAAAATCGTCTCCCTGGGCATTGCCAGAACCTTTCAGACCATCCGGCTCTTTCAGAACCTCTCGGTGCTGGAAAACGTGCTGGCCGGGTGTCACTGCCGCATGAAATCCGGCATTTTCGGCGGGATGTTTTGCACCCCGGCCCAGAGAAGAGAGGAGCGCGATGCCCTGAAACTGGCACTCAGGGAGCTGGAATTTGTGGGACTGCGGCAGGATGCGGAACAGCTCTCCTCCAATCTCTCCTACGGCAACCAGCGTCTGCTGGAGATCGCCCGTGCCCTGGCCACAAAGCCACGGCTCCTGATTCTGGACGAGCCGGCCGGGGGGATGAATGAACAGGAGACCGACAGCCTCATCCGGCTGATCCGCAGGATGCGGGAGCGGGGGCTGACCATCCTGCTGATCGAACACGACATGGGCCTGGTCATGGAGGCGTGCCAGAAGCTGGTGGTTATCGAATACGGCAAAAAGATCGCCGAGGGGCATCCGGAGGAAATTAAGGAAAATCCACGTGTTATCGAGGCGTATCTGGGAACCGATGAGGACGAATGA